Sequence from the Acomys russatus chromosome 12, mAcoRus1.1, whole genome shotgun sequence genome:
AGTGTGTGGGATCATGGGAATTCTAACATGGCGTGTGTCTGTCTTTGTTCAAATGCAGTTTCTGAATACAGTGAGTCCTTGGTAGAAAAGGTGACGAACCTACCCTCTGCTGTGGGGTGATACTCAACACCCTCCCCCTAGGCTTACAGCTGGTGTCTCACTTGACAAACACAGCAGACGACAGACACTGGAGAGTTTTGCTCTCTTTGCTCTCCAGGGTTGCCACATCCAAGTGTCCTCCCAGGTTTGCTTTGCTGAGCTCACTAGAGCTGCCCTAACGCatgtgctttgttgttgttgttgtttttaagatttatttatttattatcgtgtatacagtgctttgcttgcatgtactcctgcaagccagaagagggcgccatatcacattacagatggttatgagccaccatgtggttgctgggagttgaactcaggacctttggaagagcaggcggcgctcttaaccactgagccatctctccagcccccaacgcGTGTGCTTTAAAGCATCCATGTTATCACAGGCTGTCAGCTTTTACTGAGGGGAGCAGCATCTGAGAGTGTATGTGCATCCGCTACTCTCAGACTGGGAAGGACATCGCCATGCCAACAGCAAATATAGCAGCTTCCTTGTTCCTTAACAATGCTGAGGTGAGCGGGTGCCATAGGGAGCAGGGGCCCAGGCACACAGCAGCCATATCCACCAAAACAGCTTGTGACAAGTCTGGGATCGAGCAGTAAACAGCGGATCTGTTACTTTTTTCTCATCTTCCCAGAAAGGGCCCAAGATAGTGTCTAAACTCCATAGCAACacacaccagacagacagacagacagagacggacagacagGCCACATACTAATTCATCATCTTCATGATCATTTCTATATACTAAAAAATTTAAGACCGTTGCTTTTTGTTCACCTAAAAATGGAGCCACAAGTCAACTGGGAACCAATGATACCACTTTGGATGGTCATGGTGTGTACACAGAGCAAGCCCAGTGCTGGACTCCAAGAGTCCCCTTCAGAGCTCTGCCTCTTGAGATGACACCTCTCTCTTAGGCAGCGCACGCTGGTGCCTGGCCCCTCTTGCCCTCCTGGCATCACTCTAAGTTTTGGGGCGTGCCAGAGTGAGAGCAAAGTTTAGGCACTGCCAGTATTATCTTCGCAGCCTCTTTCCCATGGCTGTCCTTTGAAACAAATGACCTCAGTCCTTCCAGGACTACCCAGTAGCACCTGTGTACCTAGTTTTGTTTCCCATGAGTCAGAAAACTGAAATGGCCACAAATCCTTTCCTGGTTCCCAAGCCTGAGTGTGGTGGCCTCGCGGTGGCTTGTGGCAGGGTTTTATTTCCATCAGTAAACTGACTCAATGTGTGGTGACTTCAGAAACCCACTGAGCTGCCGTGCTACGGCCCAGGCTGGGAAGGTTCTGGTGCTGAATCAAAGAGTCACAGGCTCTGCTGCCTCCCTGATCAGCCCGTGTTCCACCTGCCTCCTTGTCTTAATGAGAAGAGAGATCCCTGTCttagtttctcttcctgttgccgtGATAAAATGCTCTGGCGaaagcaacttcagggagaaaggggTTATTTTGCTCACAGCTCAAGGCTATAGCGAGTCAGTCCATCGTGGCAGGGAGGTTCTAGCAGCAGGaccatgaggcagctggtcagatTGCCTGTGCAGTCAGCAAGCAGAGAGCCCTGAGTATTGCTGCTCCCTTTcgcctttcttttttgtttgttcggttggttggttggttggtttgccttggctgtcctggactcgctttatagaccaggctggcttcgaactcacagcgatcctcctgcctctgcctcccgggtgctgggattaaaggtgtgcagcaccacaacCGGCCTCTTTTGCCTCTCTATGCAACCCAGGattcctgcccagggatggcctgcacttagggtgggtcttcccaccccacccccatcctgctCAATTAACATGGTCAATGTAATCCCTCATAGGCAAGCCATGGCAATAGTTATTCTTCCCCACAGCTGAAAGGTTCTTACTGGTCTGAGTGACAAGGCACTGGGAAGGGGGCTCTGTGCACTTGGAACCGCACAGTCTCTTCtattcaaagaaacaaaggcGGAGGTTGTAAAGGAACCCTGCTTTAATGTCCGCCTGCTTTCCTTTTGTGATTTCAAAATGATGGCCCGGCTGCCCGCAGGACTCGCTGGCCGAAGTTGAGGAGAAGTACAAGAAGGCTATGGTGTCCAACGCCCAGCTGGACAACGAGAAGACCAACTTCATGTACCAGGTGGACACACTGAAGGACACGCTGCTGGAGATGGAGGAGCGGCTGGCCGAGTCTCAACGGCAATACGAGGAGAAGAGCAAGGTGAGCGCTGCTGTGCTGAGGAATGGTGtgtggcagtgggggggggggaggctgggggggttggggggggaggcaTCATTGAACAATTCACTAGCTTGCAGAGTTCAGAGGAAGGGCCggatccccagagctggagttacagctttCATAGAGGTCGCATATCAGATAGCctacatatcagatgtttacatgacgattcgtaacagtagcaaaattacagttacggagtagcaacgaaaataattgtatggctgggtgtcaccacagcatgaggaactgtgttgtTGTTTGACTCCCCACTTGTTCAGAAAGCCCAGAGTCTGAGAATTAGAATACTGTGCCTCTGTCATGTTTGGTAGCAGTGCCTCTGATCCCAACatggaagaggctgaggcaggaggattgcaagtcttaagaccagcctgggctgtgtaacaAGGCTCTGtccccaaacacaacaaaacaacctcACGGGTTGGGGAGATAACTCACTctgtaaaatgcttgctgcacagcCAAGTCAGTCCTCAGCATctatggtggcatgtgcctgtaatcccagggctggggaggcagagatggggaccaaggtgagggctggaaagatggcctagTCCTTAAGCATGCATTCTGTCTTGCAGGGGGCCCATGTTTTCCTAGCATTCATGTCATGTGGCTCACcagcacctgtaaccccagctcctggAGCTCTGGTTGctgtggcctccatgggcatccgTACACATTTACACAGactcacacccatacacataagtaaaaaataataaaataaaccttggAGAAAAAAAACCGAAGGTAGACagcttctgaggaatgacacccatgatgtcacacacctgtgtgtactcacatatacatagacacagaaaacCCAGGACCCTGTGCTCTTTTCTGGATGGTTTGAAATGTTAGTATGCATATAGAGGTTATTACTAGAATATCAgtattttgaatgaaaataaaacaaccctctccctgcccccccccaaaaaaagaaagaaaataaaacaacccatGAGAAGGCATGTACTTGAAAGGTCAGGCATGCCAAAATTCTGCACAACCAGATGTTTCTAGGTGTTCATGATAAAATTCATttcctgagccgggcgtggtggcgcacgcctttaatcccagcactcgggagacagaggcaggcggatcgctgtgagttcgaggccagcctggtctacaaagtgagtccaggatggccaaggctatacagagaaaccctgtctcggaaaaaaaaaaaaaattcgtttcctgccttttattttatgtgagccTCATAGGGTATTAATGACAAACATCACTGATTTTAGGGAAATCATATTGTTATTTCTACTTATTTGGAGAAGACACACACTGTTTCAGAAGTCATACCGTCAAAGCCCAGAGAAGGGCAGTCTTGCATGTATTTCAGGGTCCACTGGGACTGAGACAGAAGCTGTTTTGTCCTTGCACACTCTTGGCCTGCATCCCAGCCATGGGGACCATAGCAGACCCCTACAAAGAGGCCCTAGGGCCCATCTTAACAAGAGAGGAACCAGGAAACACCTGTCAACTAGGCACACTCTGCGGATTAATTTTGGAGGAAACTGTCTGAGCATCCTCTATGGAGGGCAGAGAAAAAAGTTTGTGCTGTTGTATGTGTGACGGCGTAGTTAAAGGGTTTTTGTCCTGAGGGAAATGTGGCTCATGAGAGCGTGAACCCCATGGCAGAAATAATGCCCTCGAGCCGCAGCCTCAGAGCTGTTTCTCATCCCCAGGAGTTTGAGAGAGAGAAGCACGCTCACAGCATCCTGCAGTTCCAGTTCGCTGAAGTGAAAGAGGCCCTGAGGCAAAGGGAAGAAATGCTTGAGGTAAGtggccccttccttctccccttctgtcctctctgtcttATTCCAGGTGTATATGACAACACACCACAGGTCTGGACAGCAGGTGTGTATTCCTTACAGTTCTAGACACCAGAGTCCAAGGTGGGGTTGGCACGTCACCTTCAGTGCTGTGTCCTTCAGACCAAAGTGTGCACGTTCAATATGGACACTCATCCTATCCAGCCTGGGACCACCCTCATGGTATCATTTAACGTTAATACCTCTGACCTTATCTCCAAACACTGGTCACCTTGGAGGCCAAGGAGTCAGTTCAAAGCAACAGCTAAAGTTCCAGCTTTGCTTAAAATCGGGGGTTCAGGATAACTTTCCATCCCTTGAGGAGCTGGCCTCTCTCACTGGTGAAGAGTCTCACTCTTGTTAGTTTGGGGAGGTGTGATTAAAATAATGGCGCCACCCCCCAACTTCCAAAATGTCTTCCTCCTCGTCCCTAGTTGTAAATATGGAACTAAAGACCTTGAAATGGAAGGTTGTCCTTCATTATCTGTGTGGCTCTGATGTCATCACAGGGGGGCTacccaggagagggaggcaggtgaAGATGCTGAGGCCTGTGGCTCTGACGTAATCACAGGGGTacccaggagagggaggcaggccaAGATGCTGAGGTGGGAGCTGTGTTGACAGCATTCAGGGTTAGAGTGTGTGAAAAAGGAACACAAAAGAGTGTGGGAAGGTCCTAGGAACAGAGAAGACAAGGCTATTGATCCTCTCCTCAGAAGACTCTGTAGAAACAGTCTCAGAACTGTCAGAGAGTGTATTTACAGGATCTCATGAAAGCTGTGGTCATTCGTTACTGTGACCGTAGGAAACCAACCCAGGTATATGCCACATACATTCTGATCAACAGTGGGACACACATATGGTTGTCGCTCCATATGTGTGGCAGCCATCGTTATTGGACTTGATGACATTTGCAAGATGATGGGCTCGCCCAGTTGCGCTTTCTCAGACTGCTGTCCTACTACTGTTAAGCAAAGCAATGACCATTAAGGAAGAATCGCAACATGATTATGAGTCCAGGGTTGGCTGAGGTGAAGCGACCAATGCTGtcgatggtggtggtgatggtgaagcGACCAATGCTGtcgatggtggtggtgatggtgatgccgATGATGCTGTCGGCTGctcactcactggccagcctccCCGCCCTGGTCACCCAGCTCTGACTTCTTTTCTCTGCTTAACCCTTTGTctgcttcctttctgtctgttccTTTCCTCAGGAAATCCGGCAGCTGCAGCAGAAACAGGCGGGTTTTATCAGGGAGATTTCTGATCTTCAGGAAACGATAGAGTGGAAAGACAGGAAGATAGGGGTAGGAGTCTCAAGCCTTCGCAAAACCGTTCCAGCGGGTGGGCTGCTTAGAAAAGGAGGTCCTTGCAGAAGCTTtggtttgggggaaaaaaaaaatgtttgcatgAGTGTGCATAGGACTATCATGTGACAACTTGAATAACATGGTGACTACCTCAGCTTACCCAGGTGCATGGACCCATAGCTGGGTATTGGGAATCGGTCTCCCTCTCGCTGGCTCCCTCTCACTGCTGCACCAGAGGGGCCTAGGTGCAATGCAGGCTATAAAAGGAGAAAGGCTCTGGGCAGTTCAACATGGACAATCCAACATCAGAATTCCCTTGAAGTTATGTGACGGCGTGGGTGGCAGGTGCCGTGCTCCACAGGCTTCCATTTGGAACCTCCACAGAGAGGCCTCTGTAGAGAGGAGACAACCCACCCATGTTTAGGAGTGATAAGCAGGAAGAGTGGACCCCACCAAGTTACTGCAAACTCACAGTAGCACATggcacctaaaaaaaaaatagcaactcATGTGACAGGGCCCCAGTACAGGTCCAGAGGTGATCTGCCATGTCATAGAAATGTTCGCAATATGAAGCCACACCATTCCACTTTGACACATTCATAAGCCTTGGCTAAGAGACtgtgtgttcctctgtgtgtgtgtgtgtgtgcacgcacgtgcatgtgtgtgtatgtgtgtgtgtgtatgcacgggTGCACACGCACACTCTTCCAGAACATTTCAAGACAACAGATACTCATACATAATGTCTAAAAATAGCCTATGGGCTCAAGACATGGCTGCCAGTAAAGTGCAAGCACACAGACCTCAGATTAGTTACCAGACCAGCCGTGGTGACACATTTGTAACCCTGGCACTGAGGAGGTGGGACAGGTAGAGATAGGGACATTCCTGAGGTGTGATGAGCAGCCTAGCTTAAGCAGGGGACTCCAGGCCATCAAGagactctgtttttaaaacaaagaagatggCATTTGAGGAATGGCACCTGGTATTGTCCTCGGAGCTGCACACAGAGATAGGctcacagaggcatgcacacttGTGAGCaggaacataaaaccagaaatgtcTAAAATTATTAAGTAGGATTCTTTAGCAACCTTTCTTGTTCTGCATTTATCTCTTACTAGAAGGACGGTGTGATTCCTGTTAGTGTTCCAGCACCGTGTTGTAAGACACAAACAGAGATagtgtcaggcagtggtggcacacatctttgtTCCCAACGCTGTGgaggcaagttccaggccagtcagagccacacagtgagaccctgtctcaaaaacaacacaacacaaaacaaaacaaaacacacacacacacacacacacacacacacacacacacacacacacacacacacacacacacacatacacacacaccaaaaaaaaagaaaaagaaaaaaagccaagctAGACAGGAATGGGGTaccctggggatgtggctcagtggcggAGCACTTGCCTGCCAGGTACGAGGGCCTAGGTTCGCTCCTCATTACtgcaatgagaaaacaaaaggcagaaatggATGGTATGAAGCAGCCTTCCCTTATAGCACCCCTTGCTTTGAAATGCTAATGTGGGAATGGTAGCTGGGGTAACCGCTGCAGCATCCTTTCTCACTGGTGCCCCCTGAAGGGCAATGCCTCCTAGTCCCTGATTCTTACTTATCCTGTTATCTGTGCtaatctctctcctccccctcaacacccacccctctcctctctctctctccctccctccctgtctctctcccttaccccgccccccgcccctctGCCGCATACTCAGGCattagaaagacagaaagagttcTTTGATTCCATAAGGAGCGAACGAGATgaacttagagaagaaacagCCAAACTGAAAGAGGAGTTGAAGGTACGAAACCAAAGTGCAGTTTAAGAAAAGGGCCACAGTTAACAACTTAAGTTCTGTGTGGCTGTGGCCATGGGTGCTGTGGCCATGGGTGCTGGCTCCACTACTGTCACCTACTGTCCGCTACTGTCAGGAGGTACTCTGCAATGAAAGCAGGAGACTGGTTTGCAAGGGGTTGGCCGTGTCATCGGCACAAATGGTCCTTTTGGCATTCCAAAGCATCCTGACCACCTGCATACACTTTTCTCCATCCCAGTCTCCCTTTTTAAAGAGTGTGGTTAGAGCTTCTAGTGAAAGGTTAATTTTCTTGATGTTACACGTTTGTGGCAGCCCACAGGCCATTGCCCCCAGTTAGAAGAGAGCCTTTTAAAAGCATCTAATCGCCAGAATATAGGATGCAGACTGGAACATACAAGGCGGAAGCCATCTCAGGGCTTCCTGCGTCAATAGATGATGAGTGTGGTACCCTGGCACCTCTGCATCCCTGTACAGTGAGCATTTACATCAGGAGAAATAGCATCCCTTTACAATTAATACAGTTTAACCTGGTCTCACCGAGTATTGTGCTAAACCTGTTCTTGTTCCCAGAAACATGGAATAATCCTAAATTCAGAAATAGCCACCAACGGAGAGACTTCAGACACAGTAAACGACGTTGGGTATCAAGGCCCTACCAAGATAACAAACGAGGAGCTGACTGCCCTCAAGTCGGCCGGGGAGGGGACACTAGGTAAGAGTTCTTCTTTGGGTCCTTTCATTGTTCAGTCAGCATTGATTTCACCTTCGTGCACTATCAGAATTGAAGTGATTGTCACTGATCTATTAACAGTCACGCAGCATGTCGTTCATTCTGTCACTTCAGAGTAATTCCCCAGCCAACTCATGTGATCGCCCACAGTGCTGTGTAGCATGCATTTTTGTCTAGCGCTTTCCGCCTGTGGCTCGAGGACacgtttcttttttccttttcgaGGCTGAGTAGAACAAGGTAGGCTCAACGTCGGCGGGTGACAGCATCGAGGGTCGGATGTGGGTTTTCCCTGGATGCGTCCCAGTCACAGCTTCCAACTTAATCCTGTAATGGAGTTGTCCAGAGGTCAGAACAGTAGAGGCTGTGAAGGGGGGAAGCGGACCATATTTTCCTGCCAGCCTAGCATACTTGGGCACCCACCATACGAGCCTTTGGAGGGTGTAAAGTGCCTGAGTGGGACACAGGACACCTGGTGATGGCAGCCTTGAAGCCTATGACCCCACCCTCAGAGTAGAAGGCAACCTGAGTAGTGGGAATGGATTTTTGCCGTAAGTGGGGTATGCTCACAGGAGTTGGAATTCATCCACCTTACTTAGAAGGAGCCTTCTCTGTGTGGCATAGTTTTGGCTTCTGTAAGAATATATACAATTGGGAAATCTAACAGATCATAGGAATATTTTTCATGGATAGAATGATTTACAAATGAATAACAGTCCAAAATTCTGACTTTGGGATAAATTGAGTTgctagggtttttgttgttgttattgttgttgttgtttgggttttttttttctagttgtttgtttttataaagctgGAGTCTGTATTTCAAGGCAGAGGCTTTCGTCTTCTTTGTGTTTATGTCCATGTGGGAACCTGGGAGCCCCAGCTTCTCAGGACTGATTCCTAGGGGCTTCCACATCCCCTTGTGACTGTCAAAGCAAGATGCTCTTATCAGTGTGCGAGTAGCCAAAACAGAAAGGTTCCATAGTTTCCACGTGCCTTCCAGGACAGCCCCAACTGGAGACTGGTCCTGCACAGCTGACTTATCCCTGATAGTCATGTGGCATGGTGGAAAGAAGAAGACATGTTACTTTGTCAGTGGCCCCAAAGGGTTTTGATGCTGTATCCAATCAGTAAAGCGCTTGCAGggactttattttaaatttacctaTGTCTGTGTTTCTTTAACATAAAGTTACTACACTACTAAACATAGGCAGGAGTAGAAAATTTTAAAGGGTGAAGTTAAGTTGCCTCTAAAATAAAGGCTGGGTCCTTCCCACTGTTTCCTTGGGATCAGAGATCTGCCGTGGAGACCACCCAGTTCTTGGAATGACAGGCTCCCACGTCCAATGAGATCGTACCCATTAGGCTGGTGACTTAATGACTGTGCCACAAGCTTTTTGAGTGACGAGTCGAGCACACTGTCTGAAGAAGACATGCCAGGCGATGGAACACAGACCCCGTTCTACCCTGTAGGGCTTACTCCAGAAGTGTCCTCCTGGAGACTGGCTTTCCGGATGACTTTCCTAAACTGCATGGTACTTTGAGGCAACCTGAAGGGCTGTTAAGGAGCAAGATTCAGGGTGCTGGGGTGGCTGAGAGTGCAAGTGGCTGGGATGAGTGTTTAGCGTTAGGAATATGGAAGGAGAGCCTGGAGGCCGCTGTGGAAGGCTTCCTGGGGCTGCCTGTCTTGTCCATTTATAGCTCTTTCTGTCAGCTAATGGATGGTCACAGCCACTCTGGCCTTGGAGGTGGTAGCAGTGGCCTTTTGCTTATCAAAAACAAGCTAATGTAATTGCTGCTTTGGCACACAGGCCTGGCAAAGGCTTGTTTCCTGTGAgacgctctctctctccctctccctctccctctccctctctctctctctctctctctctctctctctctctaagttgGGTAGTAGTTAGACATGTGTTTGCATTTTAACCTATTAAGTGCCCACAACATCATGGGGTCCCTTCAATTCTCTCAATGGTCTTTTAGGAAAAGCCAAAGAAGTGGAGGTGCAAAAGGAAATGGTGGAGAGTGTGGGGAAAAGAGAGCCCTTACAGAACACTGAGCAAGAACAGCCTAAAGCCAGCACAGTAAAGGattgtgtggacagaggggtgtCACATCCTGGTGAGAACACTGAGGACCAGTCACCCACTGAAGACAGTGCCCTGTCCCCAGGACCACTAGCAGGGGCCAGGTGTGAAGAGCAGGTGCCGAACCAAGATGAAGAGAATACTGCTTTCCTCAAAAACCCAGAGCAGATGGAGCCCCGTGAGGTCACAACCAAGCCAGAGGGTAGGACCAGAAACCCCCTTGAACAGGCCAACTGCCTGGGAGGTCTAGACAGTGAAGTCTCAGGGCCTGCCACCTTGGGTATCAAAAGCCAAAGTGAAAACTCTATAGGTAATCaggataaagaaaaacaagaggatTTGGAGACAGATTTGGAAAAAGTTAGCTTCCAATCATGCCCAGACTACGTTTTAGGGCAGACACCAGCAGCTGATGAGGTGAACTGTGCAGACTCAAGGGGCACAGGTGGAAACCACACGGAGAATGTGTTACAGGCAGGAGGAAATGCAGCCGGGGAGCAAGTGGGTCCAGTGGCCTCTGGTCCTTTGGAGCAGACCGAAGGCTCAGTGAGTCACAGTGGAAGATGTGTGAATGATGGGGCAGGGCCGAGCTCAGAGGGGGAACTCGCCCGAGAAGTAGCTGAGCCTGAGATTCAGAGCTCACAAGCAGGTGAGGAAAACACTGCTACAAAGGTTGGGGACAATGAAGTAAAGGACAAGAAGCCCGTCCAGGCCACCCCTGAGAATCCCATAGTTCAGAGCAGCCATCAGGACACAACAGGTTTAGGTAGTACAGATGCCAAGCATGCACCACGTCACGGGAAAGATCCCAACAAAGGAAAGACCGAGCAGCAGGCAGAGGCGTTGGATTCGCCACAGAAGAAGgccaagaacaagaagaagaaaaacaagaagaaaaaagcccCAGCCCCTATAGAAACCTGCAAAGATGCCAACGAGGAGTTAAACTGTCAGAACACAGAAGCGGGtggcatggaggaagaggaacatgTCCAGCTCACTGCTGAGAAACAGGCGGCAGAAAACCCAGAACAGGACATCGGAGCAGGAAGCAGTGAACATGTTGACTGCCCAGAAGATCCTAAGACTCATTTAAATGGAAAACGGAAGCAAGAAGAGGAAGGTGGTGTGAAACCCCAGGCAGAGAAGGTGACAGCCGACAGAGACGTGGTGATGTTTGATGCTGATACGGTTCAGTCGTTAGACACCAGAGCTGGTGAGGAGATTGAAGAACGTGTTATGGAGGCCCCCGCTGATGGTCCCACAGATGTCTTGGATCAGAACAGTCTGCAGTGTGAAGACGGGGCCATCTCCCCAATGGGAAAGAAAGGTCTCCCAATATATGCTAGTGATGCCTCTCagacaggaagtgaagaggaTCATGTGCCCTCCCAACATCCAGACCAGGTTGAGAGGGCTGTGGATGACCACAGCCTAGACGACGGTGACCTGTCAGGGGAGCTCGGGGGCTTCAGTTCAGAAAGTGGGGATCAGACAAGAAGGGAGGTTGGAGATGGCAAAAATAAGGATTGCACCATGtcgtgaggaggcagaggcaggaggcaggcggGGGCGGACAGCGGGTTTCAGAGCGGCCAAGGACTCAGCACAGTAAACGCCATCCATCAGCCATCAGCTGTATCGGAAACTGCACCCTTCAGCTAGCTCCGCTGCAGAAGCTCATGGACGGGACGTTCCGGTCTCTATGGCCGTACCCACATATCAGTCAATCACCACGTATCAACTACTTTAAGTTATAGACTCTTACATTTGATCACCTCGACACCACCTGTTCTAGCTGGGAACGTTCCATTAGCATCACATGACACGGCGTCGGTCGCTGTCATGTCTGCAGTCCAGCCTGAAGGTCAAAGCCAGACATTGCTTTAGAGGAGTGTGGATGTTCTCAGGCAAATGTATCAGTATCCGGTTGAAATGACCAAACAGCATGCTTAGACTTCTGCATCATGAGCAGTGAATGTTCAAATGCGTCTTATTAAAGTAGatgtattttcatatttgatTCTAGTGTGTACGTCATAGCCCGTATGGTATTCTGTTTAGAGGAGCTAGATGGAGAAGAAGCATAAGGTCAGTGACTGAGAGGAGTTTCCCCTCAGGGTGGAGATTAATTACGTCAGGGACTCAGCTATATACGAGAAAATGCAGGGAGACCACGTGCCTTTACCTCACCAAAGTGCTTTATTTTGCACCAGTGCTCTTGGATCTTGTCGCCAATGGCACCCAAATTAATTCTATCAAAAATCTCTATTTCACTTCATGCAGGTGATGTACTAAATTCactttatatgaatattttttttttttctctgtggatGACAGGTTGAAATTACATCGCCTGCTTTAGTGTTTATGAGAAacagtcatgatttttttttttaactttaaagttaTCTTCCTGTCTGAATGTCTACTTATTATTAAAAACGATTAAAAAaggctgtttgtttttatgcaaaGGACTCATTAGATTATAGGCCAACATTTTGTGTTtggtataaatatattttttatttgttgttgctcagttttctttttggaaaGTTATTTTATCTGCCTGAAGGaaatatgtattttctatatAAAGAAGCGTTTAGAAAATAATTGTCAAGCTGAATTTAAAAGTACCGGTAATATTAAATCACAAGGCACGTGCTGTATGACTACTGTTGATGTGTTACCAAATCATGTGAGCCATACTACTGTCCCATGTAGCATGGAATGCTAAGAGACCAAAACCTCAGTGACCTCTGAGGCCAACTGAAGTGTCATATAattgaaataaaagcattttatgaTTTTACAAGCCTGTGACTCTGGTCTTTGAGACCCTTGACCTCCGACCCTCGTAGCTGTTTTGCACAGTTGCCCACAGGAAGTCACTTCAGGCTTTGAGCTCCTTCAGGGGCTCCAGAAAAAACTAATTCTCAGTGCTTTCATCATTGACAAGTCAGCCCCACTGTGGAGGCTTCCCTGGTACCGGTGTGGGAGCCCAGGGAGGCTGAGAGAAAGGACCCCAGCTTACCTACATGTGTCCCCCATTAGGGAAGGCCTCCACTGCTAAAATATGCCAGTACATAGAGCTGTTTGTGAAAGAGGATAAAAGTACTGAGCAAGAATTGaccctgtgtgcacacatgtcctGAGAAACAAGACAGATGGGCTGCTGCGTGCTGTCCACCTGTGTCATGAAAATGAACTAGGAATGAGGCTGCAGGAGGCTGCACCCTCAGCCTCCGCAGTCAACGGCCCCAGCTTCAGCCACGCCCCCATTTATACTTCAATCCAAATGTCTACTCTCACTCAGACCCTGGAAGCCTACCTCTGGGGGGTTTTTAGACAGCTTGGGGTTCTTGTTTT
This genomic interval carries:
- the Lrrfip1 gene encoding leucine-rich repeat flightless-interacting protein 1 isoform X15, which encodes MTSTASSQNKEIDCLSPEAQRLAEARLAAKRAARAEAREIRMKELERQQKEVEERPDKDFTEKGSRNMPSLSAATLASLGGTSSRRGSGDTSISMDTEASIREIKELNELKDQIQDVEGKYMQGLKEMKDSLAEVEEKYKKAMVSNAQLDNEKTNFMYQVDTLKDTLLEMEERLAESQRQYEEKSKEFEREKHAHSILQFQFAEVKEALRQREEMLEEIRQLQQKQAGFIREISDLQETIEWKDRKIGALERQKEFFDSIRSERDELREETAKLKEELKKHGIILNSEIATNGETSDTVNDVGYQGPTKITNEELTALKSAGEGTLGKAKEVEVQKEMVESVGKREPLQNTEQEQPKASTVKDCVDRGVSHPGENTEDQSPTEDSALSPGPLAGARCEEQVPNQDEENTAFLKNPEQMEPREVTTKPEGRTRNPLEQANCLGGLDSEVSGPATLGIKSQSENSIGNQDKEKQEDLETDLEKVSFQSCPDYVLGQTPAADEVNCADSRGTGGNHTENVLQAGGNAAGEQVGPVASGPLEQTEGSVSHSGRCVNDGAGPSSEGELAREVAEPEIQSSQAGEENTATKVGDNEVKDKKPVQATPENPIVQSSHQDTTGLGSTDAKHAPRHGKDPNKGKTEQQAEALDSPQKKAKNKKKKNKKKKAPAPIETCKDANEELNCQNTEAGGMEEEEHVQLTAEKQAAENPEQDIGAGSSEHVDCPEDPKTHLNGKRKQEEEGGVKPQAEKVTADRDVVMFDADTVQSLDTRAGEEIEERVMEAPADGPTDVLDQNSLQCEDGAISPMGKKGLPIYASDASQTGSEEDHVPSQHPDQVERAVDDHSLDDGDLSGELGGFSSESGDQTRREVGDGKNKDCTMS
- the Lrrfip1 gene encoding leucine-rich repeat flightless-interacting protein 1 isoform X10 encodes the protein MDMGTQGSGRKRLPNRERLTAEDDALNQIAREAEARLAAKRAARAEAREIRMKELERQQKEIYQVQKKYYGLDTKWGDIEQWMEDSERYSRRFRRNPSASDEDERLSVGSRGSLRTNGYDGDYCGSQSLSRRSGRPSEYSGHLNSSSRASSRASSARASPVVEERPDKDFTEKGSRNMPSLSAATLASLGGTSSRRGSGDTSISMDTEASIREIKELNELKDQIQDVEGKYMQGLKEMKDSLAEVEEKYKKAMVSNAQLDNEKTNFMYQVDTLKDTLLEMEERLAESQRQYEEKSKEFEREKHAHSILQFQFAEVKEALRQREEMLEEIRQLQQKQAGFIREISDLQETIEWKDRKIGALERQKEFFDSIRSERDELREETAKLKEELKKHGIILNSEIATNGETSDTVNDVGYQGPTKITNEELTALKSAGEGTLGKAKEVEVQKEMVESVGKREPLQNTEQEQPKASTVKDCVDRGVSHPGENTEDQSPTEDSALSPGPLAGARCEEQVPNQDEENTAFLKNPEQMEPREVTTKPEGRTRNPLEQANCLGGLDSEVSGPATLGIKSQSENSIGNQDKEKQEDLETDLEKVSFQSCPDYVLGQTPAADEVNCADSRGTGGNHTENVLQAGGNAAGEQVGPVASGPLEQTEGSVSHSGRCVNDGAGPSSEGELAREVAEPEIQSSQAGEENTATKVGDNEVKDKKPVQATPENPIVQSSHQDTTGLGSTDAKHAPRHGKDPNKGKTEQQAEALDSPQKKAKNKKKKNKKKKAPAPIETCKDANEELNCQNTEAGGMEEEEHVQLTAEKQAAENPEQDIGAGSSEHVDCPEDPKTHLNGKRKQEEEGGVKPQAEKVTADRDVVMFDADTVQSLDTRAGEEIEERVMEAPADGPTDVLDQNSLQCEDGAISPMGKKGLPIYASDASQTGSEEDHVPSQHPDQVERAVDDHSLDDGDLSGELGGFSSESGDQTRREVGDGKNKDCTMS